tgtctctgtctctctctctctctctctctgtctctctctctgtctctctctctctgtctctctctctgtctctctctctctctctctctctctctctctctctgtctctctctctctctgtctctgtctctctctctctctctctctctgtctctctctgtctctgtctctctctctctctctctctctctctctctgtctctctctgtctctctctctctgtctctgtctctctctctctctctctctctctgtctctctctctctctctctctctctctgtctctgtctctctgtctctctctctgtctctcttcatgcaGTCTCtggatgtctctctctctctgaggaagaggagaagagtcTCAGTCTGTCTggactctctctgtctctaatCTGTGTTCTGTGATCTGTTCTGTTAGAGGTTCATGTTCTAGAGGGAGGTCTGGGTTCTGTTAGAGGTTCTGTGTTCTAAAGGGAGGTCTGGGTTCTGTTAGAGGTTCTGTGTTCTAAAGGGAGGTCTGGGTTCTGTTAGAGGTTCTGTGTTCTAAAGGGATCTGGGTTCCAGAGGTTCTGTGTTCTAAAGGGAGGTCTGGGTTCTGAGGTTCTGTGTTCTAAAGGGAGGTCTGGGTTCCGTTAGAGAGTGTTctagactgtgttctaaagggAGGTCTGGGTTCTGTTAGAGGTTCTGTGTTCTAAAGGGAGGTCTGGGTTCTGTTAGAGGTTCTGTGTTCTAAAGGGAGGTCTGGGTTCTAACAcgtttcttctcctctcaggAACTTCATCCTGGAGGAGAAGAGTTTTGTTCCCTGTGAGGAGCTGAGGTTCGGTCGCATCTCCTTCAAAGGCTTCAACCCAGAAGTCGAGGTCTGTTCCTCACTCCATcattctgcctcctcctcttcctcctcctcctcctcctcctcctcctcctcttcttcttcttcttcttcttcttcttcttcttcctcctcttcctccagtgTGGTCCCTGAAGGCTGCACGTGGGATCTCTTTATCTTTTCTCCACTTGGTTGTTTTGCTTCTTCATCAGatgacattcattcatccatccattcactcattcatccatctattcactcattcatccatctattcactcattcatccattcattcatctattcactcattcatccattcactcattcatccattcactcattcatccattcactcattcatctattcactcattcattcatccattcactcattcatccattcactcattcatccatcattcatctattcactcattcatccattcatccattcactcattcatctattcactcattcattcatctattcactcattcatccattcactcattcatccattcactcattcattcatctatccatccattcactcattcatccattcactcattcactcatccatccatccattcactcattcattctgCTCTTTAGTGCAGCGAGTGAGTTTTTCTCTGTGACGCTGAGTTCTCCTGCAGCTCTGACCCTTGAACTCACCGTTTAATTCATTAAACATCCtgaatgtgaaaacatgaaCGGAGACAAAGACGTTTAgataaattcattcattcaccacAAATATGTTGAAACAAAGATATTTCACTTATAATgcatacatacagcgggtaaaataagtattgaaccatttctctcagtaaatatatttctaaaggtgctattgacatgaaatgttcaccagatgtcggtaacaacccaagtaatccatacatacaaagaaaaccaaacaaataagttcagagattaagttatgtgtaataaaatggaatgacacagggaaaaagtattgaacacatgaagaaagggaggtgcaaaaaggcatggaaagccaagacagcagctgaaatctatcagtgattagaaagcagtcctgccccttgtcagtgcaaatgaatatcagctggttcagtcccaactgatggcctataaaaaggtgtctcattaccaaggtgtcacaccagaaacatctcatgatgggtaaaagcaaagagctctctcaagaccttcacaaccttattgttgcagaacatactgatggcattggttccagaaggatttctaaacttctgaatgttccagtgagcactgttggggccataatccggaagtggaaagaacatcatttcaccataaaccggccacgaccaggtgctcctcgcaagatttctgacagaggagtgaaaagaattatcagaagagttgtccaagagccaaggaccactagtggagagcttcagaaagacctggaatcagcaggtacaattgtttcaaagaaaacaataagtaatgcatcaaccgccgtggcctgtatgcacgctcaccacgcaagactccactgctgaagaaaaagcatgttgaagctcgtttaaagtttgctgcacaacatttagacaagcctgtgaaatactgggagaatatagtctggtcagatgagaccaacatggaactctttggaggccataatacacaccatgtttggaggtcaaatggcactgcacatcaccccaaaaacaccagaccaacagtgaagtttggaggtggaacatcatggtgtggggctgtttttcagcatacggcactggcaaacttcatataattgaaggaaggatgaatggaaaaatgtaccgagacattcttgataaagatctgctgccatctagcaggatgatgaagatgaaacgagggtggacatttcagcaagacaatgatcccaaacacacagccaaggaaactctccattggtttcagagaaagaaaataaagctgctagaatggcccagccaatcacctgacctgaatccaatagaaactctatggaaagaactaaagatcagagttcatagaagaggcccacggaaccttcaagatctgaagactgtttgtgtggaagaatgggccaaaatcacacctgagcaatgcatgccactagtttctccatacaggaggcgtcttgaagctgtcatcaccaacaaaggcttctgtaccaagtattaaatacatttcagtaagcgtgttcaatactttttccctgtgtcattttattacacataacttaatctctgaacttatttgtttggtgttctttgtatgtatggattacttgggttgttaccgacatctggtgaacatttcatgtcaatatcacctttagaaatatatttactgagaaagatggtgacgtgttcaatacttattttacccgctgtgtgtgtgtgtatgtatatatatatatatatatattactaaaTACTAACTAAATATTACTAAAACATAAACCTTTGTTTAAATGTCTGGCGGTTCTCTTTGTTCTGCGTTGTTTCACAGAAACTGATGGCTTTGATGAATccaagagatgaagaggagaaagaagaagaggagatcaGCAGGATGCAGACAGACGTCACAGATGAAGAGATGGCTCTGAGGTACGAGAGGAGCTCTGGGTTCTTTAGAAGAGAACGGAGATCTTATTTTAAAGAACCTTTATCTTTGTTCCTCACATGTAGACGACTGTATCTGTAACAACTAGACTTTAGACTGAGACGGACAAAGTACGATGAGCTTCATGTGACCATCGTTGTGTTtgactcttctcctcctccttcttcttctccttcttcttctccttcaggtACGAGAGTTTAGTCCGAAGCATGAAGAAGAAGTTTTCTACGAAGCGGGAGCGAGCGGCgacagaagaggaggacatGAACCACAACGTGGTCGAGACCAAGAGAGTCTTCATGAAGCCTCAGGACTGAAGACCACggactctttttatttttatggaaatgactcaaaataatcattttttactCGTGTGCAGAATCTCTTCAGAGGAGATCAGTGAGCAGGAGGTTGGATGTTATAcatcctgtttttaaaggagAGACGTCTCTGAGGTGATGAACAGTGATGAACAGTGATGAACTGTTCATAGTGATGATGAGACCTTCATTAAACCATAGCTCCACCATTGTGCTTCATGTCTGTTCTTTAAAATGCTCTTAAAGGGACAGAACACTTCTTCTGCTCAGAGtccatgttttaatgttcacttctcctttaaacagtttaaataccctgatatatttaaatatacacataaagTACACATTCTTCTCCGAGGTGCTGACGTACTGCAGTAAGCGTGTTCCTCACTTCCGcttctcagcgtagttgatgGCGtgcttttcgcagctccagcgaaaactagtgaattgtgtgacattctttattacaGCGGCTAATcatctgttttacatttaaaacacgtgaacactcatatcacatcttaattcagcgactttccgcttaaaccaacagtttacacgttgttcagttctgctaacgctagctagcctcatttagcttagcagctagcgatggctctcctcctctctccttccctctctcctccctcctgctcagtgtgtctcatgttcagccatgcctctgcctcctttactgataagggttcatgtaacaaatgtagtttgtttgttaggttggaggcgaggctcagtgagttagaggttcagtgagttagaggctcagtgagttagaggttcagtgggttagaggttcagtgggtTAGGTTCAGTGAGTTAGGCTCAGtgttagaggttcagtgagttaTAGGCTCAGtgggttagaggttcagtgggttagaggttcagtgggttagaggttcagtgggttagaggttcagtgggttagaggttcagtgagttagaggctcagtgagttagaggctcagtgagttagaggttgagttagaggttcagtgggttagaggttcagtgttagaggttcagtgggttagaggttcagtgggttagaggttcagtgggttataggttcagtgagttagaggctcagtgagttagaggttcagtgggttagaggttcagtgagttagaggttcagtgagttagaggttcagtgggtTAGAGGCTCAGTGGGTTATAGGCTCAGtgggttagaggttcagtgggttagaggctcagtgagttagaggctcAGTGGGttagaggctcagtgagttagaggttcagtgggtTAGAGGCTCAGTGGGTTAGAGGCTCAGTTCagagctcagtcgttagctccTGCAGTCAGCCAGCCCAccccgtagtcggtgcgggccgaccagacgtagctcctgctagccgtccccggcaaccccgagcagccgggaggctgggtgactgtccggaGGAAGCATCgctctatgtcgaagcacacgggtcaccaccaaccgCCTCACGGTTCTAACCGGTTCTCCCCGCTCAGcaacacacccgctgagaaaccaactctagttatctatatatacatatatatatacatatatatactgtacatacatacatatacatacacacacccgctgagaaaccaactctggtgatcggcagctccattctgagaaacgtgaagttagtgaagacaggggccatagttaactgcatccccggggccagagcagGCGACgtagaatcccatttgaaactgctggctaaggctaaacgtaaatacagtacgattgttattcacgtcggcggtaatgacacccgattacgtcgctcggaggtcactaaagttaacgtggaatcggtgtgttcgtacgcaaagacgatgtcggactccgtagtgttctctggccctctccctaatctgatcaatgatgagatgtataacctgatcaatgatgagatgtataacctgatcaatgatgagatgtataacctgatcaatgatgagatgtttaacctgatcaatgatgagatgtataacctgatcaatgatgagatgtataacctgatcaatgatgagatgtataacctgatcaatgatgagatgtataacctgatcaatgatgagatgtataacctgatcaatgatgagatgtataacctgatcaatgatgagatgtataacctgatcaatgatgagatgtataacctgatcaatgatgagatgtataacctgatcaatgatgagatgtataatcTGTTTgaatgtataacctgatcaatgatgagatgtataacctgatcaatgatgagatgtataacctgatcaatgatgagatgtataacctgatcaatgatgagataaCCTGATCAATAtgacctgatcaatgatgagatgtataacctgatcaatgatgagatgtatagtcATCACGTCATCAttccgctggctgtcgaggtggtgtcctgcaaacaatgtgggcttcgtagacgaattggcatactttctggggaaagcctggtctgatgaggagagacggcatccatcctactttggatggagcggatctcatctctagaaatctgacccggttcattagtggacctaatccatgacccagagttcagaccaggaagcagaagcagagtcgcagtctttcacacttctctgtgcTTCCACTAGAGCAGTTACCctcccagttaccacccagttaccacccagttacccacccagttaccctcccagttaccacccagttaccacccagttaccacccagttacccacccagttaccacccagttaccacccagttaccacccagttacccatcagaaaccctatagagactgtgtctgccccacggccacttcaattatttaaagtcaacagaagaggagttatacaaaataacttaataaaagttaaggcaacagtgcatcaaaacaggacagttaaatgtggactcttaaatatcagatctctgtcatctaagggtgtactagtaaatgatttaatatcagataatcatattgatttattttgtcttactgaaacctggctgtgtcatgaagagtacgttagccttaatgaatcaactcctccaagtcatattaatactcatattcctggaggcacaggccgaggaggtggagtagcagctatctttgactcaagcctattaataaaccctgaacctaaattaaattaattaaaatattatatcatttgaaagccttgttcttagtctttcaaacccgagcgggaaagcattaaagtcaattttatttgttatagtgtaccgtgcaccaggtCTGTATTCTGAATTCATATCTGAATTCTCtgagttcttatcaagtttagtcctgaaaacagataaagttattattgtaggggattttaatattcatgtggatgtgtataatgatagccttagtactgcgtttggttcattattagattctattggcttctgtcagtgtgtacataaacccactcactgttttaaccctccaccttgttctggtttatagtattgaaatagaaaatgtaattgtctctcaacagaactctcttttatcagaacattatctaataacctttgaatttgttctaccagagtgtacattacattacagtcatttagcagaggcttttctccaaagcgacttacagtcagtagtatattacatatcattcacccattcacacactgatgacaggctaccatcaaggtgccaccatcagactctaactaacattcatcatcagtccacaccgatggccttcaggagcaacttggggttaagtgtcttgcccaaggacacatcgactgccgaagccgggtatcgaaccaccgaccctctgattggagaactaccttgctctccactacgccacagccgccattaggcaaaagtttctccactagatgtctatctgataatgctgtagctaaatttaaggaagcgatttcttcagggggctgaacggtggtgtagtggttagcgcTGTCGcctctgttcttggaccaattttattcaccttatatatgcttcctttagggaatattatcagaaaacactcagtaaactttcattgttatgcagatgatacccagttatatctatcgattaagccagacgaaactaaccattCCTCTAAACTTCAAACGTCGTCTGAAGACGGGGTGAGAAAGACAGGCACAGCGACAACTAGCAGCTAACAGGGGTAAGCTAACGAGCGACGTGGAGCAGTGTGGAGTAATGGCGGACACGGAACTGATCCTGCGAGAACTGAGAGAGTTTAGCcgagaaaacaaagaacaattagggataaaagaagaaatagtTAAGGCGAATGCCAGATTGGACGAGGCGGAAGAGGCGGGTgggagagcagaagagaggaTCCAAAACACCGAAGAAGTTATCACGGCTATGCTACAGCTGCACACCAAGCTGGAGGACAAGTTGCTGGATCTGGAAAGCCGCTCCAGACGAGAACA
This is a stretch of genomic DNA from Anoplopoma fimbria isolate UVic2021 breed Golden Eagle Sablefish chromosome 19, Afim_UVic_2022, whole genome shotgun sequence. It encodes these proteins:
- the mphosph6 gene encoding M-phase phosphoprotein 6; the encoded protein is MGTRTIGTRTIGTRTIRTAECPPSLENRDVVFVFVRLHTKENFILEEKSFVPCEELRFGRISFKGFNPEVEKLMALMNPRDEEEKEEEEISRMQTDVTDEEMALRYESLVRSMKKKFSTKRERAATEEEDMNHNVVETKRVFMKPQD